The stretch of DNA TTCTCATATTGGACGGTCAACACCGCCGCATCGCCTCTTGGCTTCCGGATATTCGACACACCGCAGGAGATCATAATGGGAGGCACCTATTCCCTTACGGCAAACTTCACCGCGGCAGGAGACGAGAAGTCCCTCGACCTTGATGTGGGAGGGGCTGGAACAGGTTCTATAAATGTGATCGTGGCGGCGGGCGGAGGCTCGCAGAGCATCTCTTCCGCAAAAACACTCTACTTCAGCACCGGAGCGGACGTGGCCCTGGCGGCGGAGACCGTCAGCGACATGTTCTCATACTGGAGCGTTGTCGGGGCTCTCCCTGCGGCATTTGACATCCTTAAGGGAACGACCCAGACAGTCCGTATGAACGGCAACTACGATCTGACGGCCGTTTTCGCCGGCCCGGGGTACAGCACCCTTACGCTGTCCGTGATCGAAACGGGCACCATAACCGTGACGATCGACGGCGTAAGCTCGACGGTCACATCGTACACCGGATACTTTGATAACACGGCGACGGTCGGCCTGACGGCTGTGGAGGGGGCATACACCAAATTCTCCTACTGGAGCGCAGGTGCGGGGTCGCTGCCTGCGGGCTTCGACCCCATAGAACCCACTCTGCAGTCTGTGGGCATGGGCAGTTCTTATAACATAGTCGCGAACTTTACCGAGACCTCCTACCGTCTCCTGAAGATCGACATATATCCGGCGGGTGCGGGAGAGGTGGATATAGGCATCGGAGGCAGTACCGTCACGACTGTGACGTCGCTGCAGGAGATGTACATAACCACAGACACGGTCGTGGTCCTGACCGCCGACGCATACGGTTCGGACAATATGTTCTCATTCTGGAGCGGCACCAGAGAAGGCATATCGGATACGCTGAACGTGACGATGAGCATCGCGCATGACATAACCGCAGTGTTCGCAGCCACAACAGGAGGCGTTACGCCATGGGATCTGGATGTGGAAGCGGACGGGCCAGGAAAGGTGCATGCTTTGATAGACGGCTATCCGATAGTGATCTCCGACTTCTATGGTCTGGGAGGCATACCTGTCACCGACGGAGTCCTGGTAGAGCTGGAGGCCCGCCCGGACACACTGGACGACACCTTCTATCTCTGGGTGAACGGCCCCGATGACGGAACCAGCACAAACCCGTCGACCTTCTACATCGATGATGATCATTACATAATCGCTATGTTCACGAGTGCCGACGTTCTTGATCTGACGATAAACATCGTCGGCAACGGCACGGTCGATTACTCGATCAATGGCGGCACTACGTACATAGCATATCCGGGATACACTGTTCAAATACCGTCCGGGACCACAGTTCACCTGCAGGCCAATCCGGGAGGCAGTAGCGCATTCTCATTCTGGAGCGGTGACTACGAGGGCGTGAGTGATGGAGCCAGCGATGACGTATTCTTCACAATGAATCACTCTCACACCATAACCGCACTGTTCACCACCGGCACACCTTACACCCTGGCTTTGAGTATAGCGGGCGGCGAAGGATCAATAGGCGTCTCGGTCGAGATATCATCCGTGATGTATGGTTTCACATATACCAGTGCGATGATGCCGGGCGTTGTGAACATCGATTCCGGCGTCGGTGTCACTCTAAAGGCGGTACCAGGTCCTAACAACCAGTTTTCCTACTGGTCGGGAACAGCCGTGCCCCCTACGTTCAGGATAGGGTTAGTCGAGAACGCTTTCCCCATGAATGACGACTACAATCTCACTGCGAACTTCACCGGAATCGATCACAGATCGCTCACACTGGATATCTCAGGAGCCGGGACGATAGATCTGAAGATAGGGGCATATACGCACACGATCGTCGAGGCCGATCCAGCGTATGTGGGATACTTCAACAGCACTGATACTGTATCGCTTACAGCGGCACCAGTGAACCCGCTCATCACTTACTTCTCCTATTGGAACGTCACCGGCAGCACCCCGGGCGGATTCGATATACTGGAGGATACGGAACAGGTGTTCACCACAAATGTCAACTACGTTCTCACAGCGGTATTCACCTCTGTGCCGTGGTACACTCTGGATATTTCCGCAGCGGGCAACGGTGAGGTCACTGTGGTGCTCGGCAGCGGAACATCCACTATAGCATCGGGCGGAAGCAGGACGCTGTACCTCAATGAGGACACGGAGGTCGGTCTGCTGGCAACAGAGACAGTTCCTGATAAGTTCTCGTACTGGCTCATACCTGTGGCAGGTAACATACCCGCCTCCTTTGACATATCCAGAGGTACGTTGCAGACGATCAAGATGGAGGGCCACTATGATCTGACGGCGGTGTTCACAAACGGAACATACTACGAACTGACCCTGAAGGCAGTAGGTCCTGCCGGAACATACATCGCTGGAACATACATCGAAGTGACGCCGGTCGGCGGAGGAGGATCATTCGAAGTAAGGTCCGTGTCTTACAAAGGGTATTTCTCATACGGAGATCAGGTCGAACTGGCGGCGTCTAACGACGCCGCAACACCGAACCGCTTCTCTTACTGGAGCGGTACCAGCATGCCTGCGATCAGCACTATGAATGCCGGACAGACCGTTACGGTAGAAGATAGCTACGATATGACTGCGAATTTCACTTCGAACAACCCCCGTATGCTCATAGTAGGGATAGACGGAGACGGAAGCGTCGAGGTCAGGTTCGACGGCAGCGTGATAGGCATACTATACTCAAACACAGTAACGTACGCATCCAACGGCGTTCAGGTCACCCTCACCGCAGCTCCGATAACGGGCGTATTCTCGTTCTGGAGCAGTAATGCGGGTGACAGTGTGTCGAACGTCCTTGCGTTTGCTATGAGCAGAGACCGCAATGCGACAGCAGTGTTCACCGACGGAGATCATGATCTCTCGCTTGCCGTGAACGGCGCCGCTTACGGATCGATATCCACAACAATTGAGACTCTTACAGACATATACACCATATCTATATTCGGAACAATAGCAACACCTGTTTCCATACCTTTGAGCGATGGAACTCAGGTATCTTTGGGAGCGGTCCCGTCAACTTCGCCTTTCACCCGCCACTTCTCATTCTGGACCGGTACGGTGCCAGGCACTTTGAATCCTTTGGATATCACGATGGACGGCGACTACGGACAGACGGCGTACTTCACCGACGGGGCGAACGACGTGCAGCTGGTGGTGATCTTCGATGACAATCTGGGTAATGTAGAGCTCACGGTCCCCAGCCTGTCCGCATCACCGGTTCCGCTGGTATCAGGCGAGACGGTCTGGCTGAGCAAGGATCTGACCATATCGTTGATGGGCATTGCCGCGCAGATCACTCCTGTGAACCACTTCTCTTACTGGAGCAGCTTCATCGCTTCGATAGACAATCCGTGGGAATTCACGCTGAACAATCTCAGCTATACCGTTTACGCATACTTCACCGACGGAACGGATGATCAAGAGCTTATACTTGATACAGCAGGGGCTGGCAAGATATCGCTGGTGATAGAAACGGCCATGGGCCCCGTGGGTCCGATCGATGTGGTCAGCGGGGGAACATGGTTCAACGGCGGAACGGAGATAAAACTTACACCTGTTGCAACAGGTGCGGGTAATCGGTTCTCGTACTGGTCGGGTTCGGCAATGCCGGATGACTTCGACACAAGTTCCGGGGCACAGCAGACCGTAGAGATGGAAGACAGTTACAGTCTCACGGCCAACTTCACCGATGGCTCCAATGACCGCAACCTGGCCCTTAACGTGAACGGCGACGGCATGATCTCAGTAACGATAAGCAGCCACACCTTCACCACTGATCACCTGGATATCTGGCTCAGCGACGGGGACACAGTGACCATAGAGGCGGTACCGGACACATCCGGCACGCCGGCCTGGAAGTTCTCAAACTGGGAGATGTCCGCTACCAGCGACACTCCCTCGCCGTTCTTCTCCACGACGGAAGCGAATACTTTCGAAATGGACGGGGATTACGATCTCACAGCGATATTCTTCAAAGACGGCACAGGCTTCATGCTTGACCTTGGTGTTGATGGGAATGGAAAGATCGGGCTGACCGTCGGAGGATTCGCCGAAACGGTGACCGTACATTTCAGTCACGAGTTCGCATCCAACACGGAAGTGATAATCGAAGCCATACCCGACACAGTAAGCACGCCGGCCTGGAAGTTCTCCAACTGGGAGATGTCCGCTACCAGCGACACTCCCTCGCCATTCTATGCTCTGTCGGAGGACAACATCTTCGAAATGGACGGAGATTACAATCTCACAGCGATATTCTTCGAAGACGGCACAGGCTTCATGCTTGACCTTGATGTTGATGGGAATGGAAAGATCGGGCTGACCGTCGGAGGATTCGCCGAAACGGTGACCGTACCTTTCAGTCACGAGTTCGCATCCAACACGGAAGTGACCATCGAAGCCATACCTGGCACAGTAAGCACACCGGCATGGAAATTCTCCAACTGGGAGGTGTCTGCTATGAGCGACACTCCCTCGCCGTTCTATGCTCTGTCTGATACCAACACCTTCGAGATGGATGGGGATTACGATCTCACCGCGGTATTCTTCGAAGACGGCACAGGCTTCATGCTTGAACTTGATGTTGATGGGAACGGAAAGATCGAGCTGACCGTCGGAGGATTCACCGAAACGGTCACCACGCCATTCCATTACGAGTTCGCACCAGACACGGAAGTGACCATAGAGGCCGTGCCGGACACATCCGGCACGCCTGTATGGAAATTCTCCAACTGGGAGGTGTCTGCAACAAGCGGTACTCCATCGCCTTTCTCTGTTCTGTCGGAGGATAACACCTTCGAGATGGATGGCGACTATGATCTGACGGCGATATTCTTCGCGGACGGCACAGGCTTCACTTTGGAACTCGGTGTAACTGGCAACGGAACCATAGGGCTGACCGTCGGAGGATTCACCGAAACGGTGACCACACCCTTCAGCCATGAGTTCGCACCAGACACGGAAGTGACCATCGAAGCCATACCAAACACGCTGAGCACGCCAGCCTGGAAGTTCTCCAACTGGTCGATGTCCGCGACCAGCGGTGTTCCGTCTCCGTTCTCTTCTCTGTCTGATACCAACACCTTTGAGATAGACGGGGATTACGATCTCACCGCGGCATTCTTCGAAGATGGTACAGGCTTTATGCTCGACCTTGATGTTGATGGCAACGGAACCATAGGGCTGACCGTCGGAGGATTCACCGAAACGGTCACCACGCCATTCCATTACGAGTTCGCATCCAACATGGAAGTGACTATAGAGGCTGTGCCGGACACATCCGGCACGCCTGTGTGGAAATTCTCTAACTGGGTGATGTCCGCAACAAGCGGTACTCCATCGCCTTTCTCTGTTCTGTCGGAGGACAACACCTTTAGGATGGGCGGGAACTATGACCTCACCGCGGTATTCTTCGCGGACGGCACCGGCTTCACCCTTGGCCTGGACGTTGACGGGAATGGAAAGATCGAGCTGACCATCGGAGGATTCACCGAAACGGCGACCACGCCTTTCAGCCACGAATTCGCACCCGGCACGGAAGTGACCATTGAAGCCATACCAGATACACTGAGCACGCCCCCCTGGGAGTTTTCTAACTGGGATATATCTGCGAATAGCGGCACTCCCGCGCCCTTCTCTGCTATGTATGATACCAATACCTTCGATATGGACGGGGACTTTGATCTCACCGCGGTGTTCACCCCTCTGCCTATCGGGCTCCTGTATTATTCCATCACCGCTACTGCCGACGGAGGATCTACGATCTTCCCTAGCGGAAAGGTAGCTGTTCTTAGAGGAGATAATCAGACCTTCAAATTCTCACCGGCTGAGGGATTTGTGATATCTGCGCTGATAGTAGATGGGATAACTCTTTCTCAGGAATACATAGACCGCGGTTTCTACACTTTCCGTGCCGTGAACATGAATCACAGCATAGAAGTGAAGAGCGTCAGAGATCCGAGGGCCGGCATAACTCTGACAATCGATGTGATGGGAGGGAAGGGACATGCCGAATACAGCGTGAACAATGAACCGCCCATAAGATATACAGCAGCCGTTAATCTTTCAATGTACGACGACCTCACGCTCAGAGCATATGCGGATGACGGATATGAGTTCAAGGAGTGGAAGGACGGAAACAGTGTGTACACAGACTCTGTGATCTCGTTCAGTGTCACAGGGAACATGCAGCTGGAACTCTACTTCAAGGAGGACAAGGGTCTGTTCGACAGCTTAATGTGGTGGTTCATTGGGGTCATTCTGCTGCTGGTCATATTGGGCATCCTGATATGGATCTTCCTCTTCTACAGAAGGACATACGAGGTCATCAGGGTCGACTATTCAGCGTCCATCGCTGGCAAGGAAAGAGCACGCAGGAGGAGAGCGTACACATTCTCAGTGGAGGGAGGACCCGCTGAAACGGTATCCTACCGTGTCGGAGAAGAGGGGCAGTGGAAGACGTTATCTCCAAATCAAAATGGAGAATATGTCATACCCGCAGGAGACGTGACAGACAAGCTGACGATAGAGCGCCGCTGAGATTTAAACCCTTTAACAACATTTTCCAACAAAGGGGGCCTCACCCCCGACATTTTTCTCACCAGATGCAGGCGCCGCAGGCTCTGAGTAATGTCGTGCAATAAGCATTCTCCGAATGCTTATCGCCGAGTGCAGCTCGGCATAGCGGTCATCTGCCTCGAGTAAGGCGGCTAGTAAACGATCATAAAGGTCTCAACCGTACTTCCCGCATGTCTGAATTCATCCCGGCTCCCGCTTGCTCTGCGGTCGATGCAGTACATAGGGCAATGTCTGTCTGAGGCGTCGTTATCTCAAGTTGAACATTGCCTTCTGCATGAATGGAACGCCGGACGAGGTCGGTTCATCGTTCCACATAACGGCGAGCCCGTTCTGCATGGTCGAAGTTATTTCGACAGTGTCGCCGCTCATGTTCTCATCATTCTCTTCGTCCTCGTCGGACGAATATTCCATAGCATACACACCGACCAAGAACATTGCGACGCCGGCAACGGCCGCCAGTGCTATCAGGTATTTGTCTTGGGTCATTTATATCCCTGATACTCGGCAGGACATTGCCAATATAGGTAGATTGCGCCCGATCAGTTCTTGAAGCTGTGAATGGGCGCGGGGATCCTTCCTCCGCGGTCGATGAAATCCTTGCATCCGTATCTGCTCACAGGCATGATGGGCGAACTGCCGAGGAGTCCGCCGAACTCCGCCGTCTCCCCCGCCTTCTTTCCGCAGACCGGTATCAGCCTCACGGCGGTGGTCTTCTGGTTGATCATGCCTATTGCCATCTCGTCCGCGATTATCCCGGATATGGTCTCGGCGCTCGTGTCCCCAGGTACAGGGACCATGTCCAGACCTACAGAACAAACACAGGTCATCGCTTCCAGCTTCTCTATGGTAAGGGCGCCTATCTCTGCCGCGTATGCCATGGATCTGTCCTCGGATACGGGTATGAACGCTCCGCTCAGCCCCCCTACGTAAGACGACGCCATCACGCCGCCCTTCTTCACCTGATCGTTCAGTATCGCCAGGGCGGCGGTCGTTCCGGGAGCTCCCACGTATTCCATCCCCATCTCCTGGATGATGTCAGCTATACTGTCTCCTACCGCAGGGGTCGGAGCCAGCGAAAGGTCCACTATTCCGAAGGGCACATCGAGACGTTCGGACGCCTCTTTGGCTACCAGCTGTCCCACTCTGGTGACCTTGAATGCGGTCTTCTTGATGGTTTCGCAAAGGACCTCGAAATTCTCTCCTTTTACTTTTGATATCGCTCTTTTCACGACGCCCGGTCCGCTTACCCCTACATTGATGACCCTGTCCGTTTCCGTCACTCCATGGAATGCCCCGGCCATGAACGGATTGTCGTCCGCAGGGTTGCAGAACACCACAAGCTTTGCGCAGCCGATGGAATCTCTGTGTTTGGTCGCCTCCGCAGTCTCTTTTATGACCGAACCCATCAGTTTTACGGCATCCATGTCGATGCCGGTCTTTGTAGAAGCAAGGCTGACGGAGCTGCATACGCAATCTGTCTCGGACAGAGCTCTGGGTATGGACTTTATCAGCAGCTGGTCCGCGGTGGACATGCCTTTCTGGACAAGCGCGGAGTATCCCCCGATGAAGTTGACCCCGACTTTACTTGCAGCACTTTCCATCGTTTCCGCTATCCTCACGAAATCATCACTCGTCCTGCAAGCGGAAGCTCCCACCAGGGAGATCGGAGTAACTGCCACCCTTTTATTGATCACCGGGATACCGAAATCCAAGCCTATTTCGTCGCCGACCCTGACTAGGTCCTTTGCGGACGTTGTTATCTTGCTGTATATGTTATCGCAGAGAACTTCCAGATCTGAATCGCAGCAATCCAGCAGGCCTATCCCCATCGTAATGGTCCTGACGTCAAGATTCTCATCATGGATCATCGTACTGGTTTCGAACACTTCGTTGAGTTCTGCCATGAGATACCTCAGATCCTGTGCATCTTGTCAAAGATCTCTTCCTTATGAGCTCTTATGACACAGCCGACCTTCTCTCCTACCCCTTCGAGTCCTTTCACTATCTCGGAGAATTGCATGGTGCATTTTTCCAGATCAACGATCATCATCATGTTGATGTACTCCTGGACCGTGGTCTGCTTGATATCCAGGATGTTTATGTTATTCTCCGCGAAATAGTTGCATACTGCGGCGATGATGCCGACGTTGTCCCTTCCTACGAGCGTCACTACTATTCTTTTCATTGTATGACTTCCTTGTCCGTGTTCTTGTGTATGGCATATTCGATCGAATCCACCAGCGCATCCAGGCTGGCCTCGATGACATTTTCGGATACTCCGACGGTGGTCCAGCTGCGCTTCCCGTCCGTCGACCTTATCAGGACCCTGACCGACGCTGCCGTTGCCGATCTCTCGTCCAGCACGCGCACTTTGTAGTCTGTAAGCCTTATGCGGTCGGTCACCGGGAACAGTTTGGAGAGCGCTTTCCTCAAAGCGTTATCGAGGGCGTTGACCGGGCCGTCACCATTCGCCGCCGTGTGCTCCTCATTACCGTCCGAATCCATGACCTTTACGCTCGCCTCCGAACTCAGCTTGTCGCCGACGTTGTCTATGAAGACCCTGAATCCGGTCACCATGAACGGACTCTCTATCTCTCCCTTGAACCTTCTGACGAGAAGTTCAAAGCTGGCGTCAGCTCCTTCGAACAGATATCCCTCCGCCTCCAGGGCTTTGATCCTGTCGACGATGACCCTGCTCTCTTCCGAATCGACATCTATCCCGAAGTCCTTAAGCTTCTCGGAGATGCTGGCCCTTCCGGCCATATCGGATATCAGGATCCTCCGCTTGTTTCCCACCAGCCCCGGCTCTATGTGCTCGTAGGTCCTCGGATCCTTTGCTATCGCGGATACGTGTATCCCCCCTTTGTGGGCAAAGGCCTTCTCTCCCACGTACGGCATGCCGGGGGTGGGAGCGAGGTTGGCGGTCTCCGATACGAATGCAGATAAAGCGGTAAGCTGGCTCATATCCTTTATATTGAGTTCGTATTCCATTTTCAGCGCAAGGTCCGCCATTATCGAGCAGAGGTTCGCGTTACCGCACCTCTCTCCTATCCCGTTTATGGTGCCCTGCACCATGGTGGCTCCGCCTTCGACGGCCACGAGAGAGTTTGCCACCGCAAGGTCCGAGTCGTTATGGCAGTGCACTCCGATCGGAACGTTGAACGTAAGCAGCGCGTCCTCAACGGCGTTCGCCACGTCATCCATCATCACGCCGCCGTTGGTATCACATAGGACCAGCCATTCCGCGCCCCCTTCCACGGCCGCTTTCAGAGCGCTGAGCGCATATTCTCTGTTTGAAAGGTACCCGTCAAAGAAGTGCTCTGCGTCGAACATCACCCTCTTCCCCGAATCCTTCAGGAACCTGACGCTGTTTCTTATAAGATCCAGATTTTCTTCGAGGGGTATACAGAGCGCGTTCGTGACCTGGAAATCCCAGCTTTTGCCGAATATGCAGCACCATTCCACAGGGCATGCCGCAAGATTCTTTAGATTACTGTCGTCCTTTGCGGCCGTTCCGTGTTTGCCGGTGCTTCCGAAAGCCGTGAGCTGGGTATGTTTCAGTTCCAACTCTTTAGCCAGTCTGAAGAACTCATCTACCTTAGGACTGGACCCGGGCCATCCTCCCTCGACGAAATCGATACCGAACTCGTCCAGTCTCTTCAGGACTTCCAGCGCATCCTCAGGGGAGAAAGACACCCCCTCGCTCTGCGCACCGTCCCTCAGCGTCGTGTCGTAAATAACAATGTTCTTGATGGAGCCCGCACCGGAGAGCACAAGCTGGTCGTACGGTTCCAGCATTTTTTCCGTATTCTTAGCGCTTTCACTGGTTTGTTGCTTTTTCATAAAAACCACCAAACCGCCCTTGCTGTCACTGACTTCATCCAATAATAATGGGCTCGGTCGTCAGTTTGAAGATCATTTTTAGACCCCTTGGCGGTGTAACTTCATCGGATAGACCGTATTTATAGTTAGCCGTCGAACCCCTGTGCGGCCGAAATGTGGCATATGTGGCCCATTTTACTTCATCCGGTCGACCGCAGGCTACCTCAG from Candidatus Methanoplasma cognatum encodes:
- a CDS encoding ACT domain-containing protein; translated protein: MKRIVVTLVGRDNVGIIAAVCNYFAENNINILDIKQTTVQEYINMMMIVDLEKCTMQFSEIVKGLEGVGEKVGCVIRAHKEEIFDKMHRI
- the cimA gene encoding citramalate synthase, which codes for MKKQQTSESAKNTEKMLEPYDQLVLSGAGSIKNIVIYDTTLRDGAQSEGVSFSPEDALEVLKRLDEFGIDFVEGGWPGSSPKVDEFFRLAKELELKHTQLTAFGSTGKHGTAAKDDSNLKNLAACPVEWCCIFGKSWDFQVTNALCIPLEENLDLIRNSVRFLKDSGKRVMFDAEHFFDGYLSNREYALSALKAAVEGGAEWLVLCDTNGGVMMDDVANAVEDALLTFNVPIGVHCHNDSDLAVANSLVAVEGGATMVQGTINGIGERCGNANLCSIMADLALKMEYELNIKDMSQLTALSAFVSETANLAPTPGMPYVGEKAFAHKGGIHVSAIAKDPRTYEHIEPGLVGNKRRILISDMAGRASISEKLKDFGIDVDSEESRVIVDRIKALEAEGYLFEGADASFELLVRRFKGEIESPFMVTGFRVFIDNVGDKLSSEASVKVMDSDGNEEHTAANGDGPVNALDNALRKALSKLFPVTDRIRLTDYKVRVLDERSATAASVRVLIRSTDGKRSWTTVGVSENVIEASLDALVDSIEYAIHKNTDKEVIQ
- a CDS encoding InlB B-repeat-containing protein, with amino-acid sequence MRTVSYNANNGFGPVPDTTTFEIGMDSSEVLFDPLPSRAGYVFVGWSSSPTEFDDHRTVEYGFTTPYEDRFFIGSTDVVFYAQWQEIPSASKFLLTNAATDQDRNREITWDPDENGGSGAYKYRVATNDANTTWSTWLILESNIIQFSSSGGFRWGSIVFTLTNNTPYPNDYRLYVVLDAISINDSRTAAGNNKVNINPGAKVIFQLVGDSTIIHNSISSAAIRAVEDGSGYSDVIITGQGEGSLKISRTNAAISTGALIGGNGGVSAGQSGEKGGHIRIESGSLELYHNSGGATLRGASIGGGGRTDGGYASGGDGGVFEMHGGKIESYQNSTLAVYSPAIGGGGASDTSIRAGHGGIITITGGSIDISQDCSDGTYGLRGAAIGGASNRNSKSGDSGTIDISGGTIIIKQTSGAVSGTGIGAASGQYYYASPGHAIGVNETGGQNYVSISGGYIEIHQTKTGTSIYGTLRGAGIGGGAGTEPGVPGGGADVRISGGYVLVDRKCTGTITRGQGAAIGGGAEETQPSVVNITGGNVNVRVSITAGTAAAYAGAALGSNLAPHSGSYVQIDGGVINISRTRGTAEMNVPIGSNGDFGKSPIINGGSIRASGNMDLTSGGYVVEDSQGKTLMMYVIDLEPTDNPQSLFVRKAGFLYSEYNDTERYADFHVQGRHMNLDVAGMYYDYLNLYLPIVDETTPHEISLEYDPSGLVKTFTAYKHSVSGDAVVAETNVGTTMYRVVYRLGNKLRYEDDIVHIADNVEFTQSIRAKTAHLNEAVAPWSLSYVERHNIDHNDDTAGKSVTSLGGEYDYFASEAPLVLAAGTVLVKTSYGNIEFKTGQHISGRLVITASDADRIDVVYHDDYTYIEDTTVTGPRSLTRVVGEGYNPIIIGYNVSDDPWERDGTELIAMTLPEPIDVLWTSALYKFVEWRLGSSAGSAYDPGDIYTIPAGSSTIDFYSVWGIRGYDVTVTIIGDEYGVVDYTIEGVTNTLTESGTIFVPDGESITLEHRVTALDGAFVSWTGDIYSTEPSIILSSGDNSDLYQTVMFASTVDTWELTLNPGAGATADVTYGSMTFTYPSSGNMNIPNGEAYVELKDPLPVGKAFLYWWGTENYVTQAFTANIDGTNIDRSYTAAYDDEANVVTLTIEAPVKGTIGLKVNSLTISDIPFGEPFNVSKDHTAELSAAPMPDYAFLHWVTDTLGNCGNNPWSFRVSADTEVDSMFVLATDVRVLTLTAAAGGSASYAYTSPSSLTITGSVTTSSINVNIPMNTYVSLTHAASGGYAFTYWSGSKPGVDSPLIFEMDAPYSVTANFTNNGRALTIGTDGGPGTVSITIAATSTTFVLVESTDDTPAVKTITLPLNATGSLTASTSLPSHFSAWYSGSTPALSGPDPTVYFSLTGNQSATALFTKGISDRTLTLSVTGTGTITLEFDSYVIHDITRGGVRAIYLSDGTDVILEAVETDDASPFEFWRRTAGVSFDNPFDVKMDQDHALDAVFTTSGALQVNIGVPFSDGTVGVYIDGDPYPTTTVTTGTWTRNLPVGAVVTLVPGSDFSFWAGTYGGVANPLTFTLSINSVSVDAYFAPGGSDLVIDIEGTGNVVVKSLSTSLGVVIPASGFTVTPAGAPLTILLASGTSVELEAAPAPPAGGIFSYWSGSYPGIEPELTFAMGGSDEAVTANFVVGVPVYLTLDTAGGPGTVGVSVDGDQIYSGTSVTVPFTSGTEVEISATAAGGNFSYWTVNTAASPLGFRIFDTPQEIIMGGTYSLTANFTAAGDEKSLDLDVGGAGTGSINVIVAAGGGSQSISSAKTLYFSTGADVALAAETVSDMFSYWSVVGALPAAFDILKGTTQTVRMNGNYDLTAVFAGPGYSTLTLSVIETGTITVTIDGVSSTVTSYTGYFDNTATVGLTAVEGAYTKFSYWSAGAGSLPAGFDPIEPTLQSVGMGSSYNIVANFTETSYRLLKIDIYPAGAGEVDIGIGGSTVTTVTSLQEMYITTDTVVVLTADAYGSDNMFSFWSGTREGISDTLNVTMSIAHDITAVFAATTGGVTPWDLDVEADGPGKVHALIDGYPIVISDFYGLGGIPVTDGVLVELEARPDTLDDTFYLWVNGPDDGTSTNPSTFYIDDDHYIIAMFTSADVLDLTINIVGNGTVDYSINGGTTYIAYPGYTVQIPSGTTVHLQANPGGSSAFSFWSGDYEGVSDGASDDVFFTMNHSHTITALFTTGTPYTLALSIAGGEGSIGVSVEISSVMYGFTYTSAMMPGVVNIDSGVGVTLKAVPGPNNQFSYWSGTAVPPTFRIGLVENAFPMNDDYNLTANFTGIDHRSLTLDISGAGTIDLKIGAYTHTIVEADPAYVGYFNSTDTVSLTAAPVNPLITYFSYWNVTGSTPGGFDILEDTEQVFTTNVNYVLTAVFTSVPWYTLDISAAGNGEVTVVLGSGTSTIASGGSRTLYLNEDTEVGLLATETVPDKFSYWLIPVAGNIPASFDISRGTLQTIKMEGHYDLTAVFTNGTYYELTLKAVGPAGTYIAGTYIEVTPVGGGGSFEVRSVSYKGYFSYGDQVELAASNDAATPNRFSYWSGTSMPAISTMNAGQTVTVEDSYDMTANFTSNNPRMLIVGIDGDGSVEVRFDGSVIGILYSNTVTYASNGVQVTLTAAPITGVFSFWSSNAGDSVSNVLAFAMSRDRNATAVFTDGDHDLSLAVNGAAYGSISTTIETLTDIYTISIFGTIATPVSIPLSDGTQVSLGAVPSTSPFTRHFSFWTGTVPGTLNPLDITMDGDYGQTAYFTDGANDVQLVVIFDDNLGNVELTVPSLSASPVPLVSGETVWLSKDLTISLMGIAAQITPVNHFSYWSSFIASIDNPWEFTLNNLSYTVYAYFTDGTDDQELILDTAGAGKISLVIETAMGPVGPIDVVSGGTWFNGGTEIKLTPVATGAGNRFSYWSGSAMPDDFDTSSGAQQTVEMEDSYSLTANFTDGSNDRNLALNVNGDGMISVTISSHTFTTDHLDIWLSDGDTVTIEAVPDTSGTPAWKFSNWEMSATSDTPSPFFSTTEANTFEMDGDYDLTAIFFKDGTGFMLDLGVDGNGKIGLTVGGFAETVTVHFSHEFASNTEVIIEAIPDTVSTPAWKFSNWEMSATSDTPSPFYALSEDNIFEMDGDYNLTAIFFEDGTGFMLDLDVDGNGKIGLTVGGFAETVTVPFSHEFASNTEVTIEAIPGTVSTPAWKFSNWEVSAMSDTPSPFYALSDTNTFEMDGDYDLTAVFFEDGTGFMLELDVDGNGKIELTVGGFTETVTTPFHYEFAPDTEVTIEAVPDTSGTPVWKFSNWEVSATSGTPSPFSVLSEDNTFEMDGDYDLTAIFFADGTGFTLELGVTGNGTIGLTVGGFTETVTTPFSHEFAPDTEVTIEAIPNTLSTPAWKFSNWSMSATSGVPSPFSSLSDTNTFEIDGDYDLTAAFFEDGTGFMLDLDVDGNGTIGLTVGGFTETVTTPFHYEFASNMEVTIEAVPDTSGTPVWKFSNWVMSATSGTPSPFSVLSEDNTFRMGGNYDLTAVFFADGTGFTLGLDVDGNGKIELTIGGFTETATTPFSHEFAPGTEVTIEAIPDTLSTPPWEFSNWDISANSGTPAPFSAMYDTNTFDMDGDFDLTAVFTPLPIGLLYYSITATADGGSTIFPSGKVAVLRGDNQTFKFSPAEGFVISALIVDGITLSQEYIDRGFYTFRAVNMNHSIEVKSVRDPRAGITLTIDVMGGKGHAEYSVNNEPPIRYTAAVNLSMYDDLTLRAYADDGYEFKEWKDGNSVYTDSVISFSVTGNMQLELYFKEDKGLFDSLMWWFIGVILLLVILGILIWIFLFYRRTYEVIRVDYSASIAGKERARRRRAYTFSVEGGPAETVSYRVGEEGQWKTLSPNQNGEYVIPAGDVTDKLTIERR
- a CDS encoding PFL family protein; the encoded protein is MAELNEVFETSTMIHDENLDVRTITMGIGLLDCCDSDLEVLCDNIYSKITTSAKDLVRVGDEIGLDFGIPVINKRVAVTPISLVGASACRTSDDFVRIAETMESAASKVGVNFIGGYSALVQKGMSTADQLLIKSIPRALSETDCVCSSVSLASTKTGIDMDAVKLMGSVIKETAEATKHRDSIGCAKLVVFCNPADDNPFMAGAFHGVTETDRVINVGVSGPGVVKRAISKVKGENFEVLCETIKKTAFKVTRVGQLVAKEASERLDVPFGIVDLSLAPTPAVGDSIADIIQEMGMEYVGAPGTTAALAILNDQVKKGGVMASSYVGGLSGAFIPVSEDRSMAYAAEIGALTIEKLEAMTCVCSVGLDMVPVPGDTSAETISGIIADEMAIGMINQKTTAVRLIPVCGKKAGETAEFGGLLGSSPIMPVSRYGCKDFIDRGGRIPAPIHSFKN